In Legionella cardiaca, a genomic segment contains:
- a CDS encoding NADH-quinone oxidoreductase subunit M, producing MHHLLNLLIWLPIIGGVFVFLTGDDNNPNVSRYLSLFTVLLTLIMCIPLITEFNPNTYNMQFVDEYPWMPALGINYSLGVDGLSILLIVLSVFTNLIVILATWNSIHKRVAQYMAAFLIMQGLLVGVFASLDAIVFYIFWEATLIPMYLIIGIWGSDNRVYAAIKFFLYTFLGSVLMLASFLYMGYVVGSFKIETLYAIKLGMTAQTLIFIAFFLGFAIKIPMFPVHTWLPDAHTEAPAGGSIVLAAILLKLGAYGFIRFALPIVPDACNKYAMIIIALSLIAVVYVGLVAIIQQDMKRLIAYSSISHMGFVTLGCFAIFAIAHQSGINNAGLVLEGAIVVMISHAFISSAMFAGVGYIYDRMHTRQIKDFGGIVHTMPIFASFFMLFAMANAGLPGTSGFVGEFMVILGTVKAGFWMAFWAATTLIIGAAYTLWMYKRVIFGPVVNEKVAALKDLSSFEISAYVLLAIMVVGMGVYPKPVIDYLHQSVSHTLAEANKSKL from the coding sequence ATGCATCATTTGCTCAATTTATTGATCTGGTTGCCTATCATCGGTGGTGTGTTTGTATTTCTCACTGGCGATGATAACAATCCTAATGTATCGCGTTATTTATCGCTATTTACAGTGTTATTAACGCTGATCATGTGCATTCCTTTAATTACGGAATTTAATCCTAACACTTACAATATGCAGTTTGTCGACGAATATCCTTGGATGCCTGCATTAGGAATTAATTATAGTCTAGGTGTTGATGGCCTATCGATACTACTCATCGTTCTAAGCGTATTTACAAATCTTATCGTTATCCTGGCTACCTGGAACAGCATTCATAAGCGTGTAGCCCAATACATGGCAGCATTTCTAATCATGCAAGGTTTACTTGTAGGCGTTTTTGCGTCACTTGATGCCATTGTGTTTTATATATTTTGGGAAGCGACGCTTATTCCAATGTATTTAATTATCGGAATATGGGGTTCTGATAACCGCGTTTATGCGGCTATTAAATTTTTCCTGTATACATTTTTAGGCTCAGTACTCATGTTAGCCTCTTTTTTATACATGGGCTATGTCGTGGGTTCATTTAAGATCGAAACCTTATACGCCATTAAGCTGGGAATGACAGCACAGACTCTTATTTTTATTGCTTTCTTTCTTGGTTTTGCAATAAAAATTCCAATGTTTCCCGTGCACACGTGGTTACCCGATGCTCATACTGAGGCACCTGCTGGAGGCTCTATTGTTTTAGCAGCAATTCTCCTAAAGCTTGGCGCTTACGGGTTTATTCGTTTTGCATTGCCCATAGTTCCTGATGCGTGCAATAAGTATGCAATGATCATAATAGCCTTATCTTTAATAGCCGTTGTTTATGTGGGGCTAGTTGCTATTATCCAACAAGACATGAAGCGTTTGATTGCCTATTCATCAATTTCTCATATGGGATTTGTAACCTTGGGCTGTTTTGCCATCTTTGCAATAGCACATCAGTCTGGAATAAATAACGCTGGCTTAGTTCTTGAAGGTGCAATTGTGGTTATGATTTCACATGCATTCATTTCCAGTGCAATGTTTGCAGGCGTTGGATACATCTACGATCGCATGCATACAAGACAAATTAAAGATTTTGGCGGCATTGTACATACGATGCCAATCTTTGCTTCTTTCTTTATGCTTTTCGCCATGGCAAACGCTGGTTTGCCAGGTACCTCAGGATTTGTCGGCGAATTTATGGTAATTTTAGGTACTGTTAAAGCCGGTTTTTGGATGGCTTTCTGGGCTGCAACTACACTGATTATTGGTGCTGCTTATACATTATGGATGTATAAACGTGTAATTTTCGGACCTGTTGTGAATGAAAAAGTGGCTGCATTAAAAGATCTTTCCAGTTTTGAGATAAGTGCATACGTATTGCTAGCCATAATGGTAGTGGGTATGGGCGTTTATCCTAAGCCTGTAATTGACTATTTACATCAATCGGTAAGCCATACTTTGGCTGAAGCCAATAAATCAAAATTATAA
- the nuoN gene encoding NADH-quinone oxidoreductase subunit NuoN — protein MTALLENLHIALPEMIVLITACVALLGDLFLRHRYKSIAFIIAEIGLILAAGVSFLFLGSFKTTILGGLFISDDMAQLMKLFIYLCVFLGFFYSRNYIDERQIPSGDYYILGLFSTLGMMVLVSAHSLLTIYLGLELLSLPLYAMTAIRRTNSDAAEAAMKYFVMGAIASGMLLYGLSLLYGATGKLDLLDIANAVAANWQQQNMLLSFALVFILAGVGFKLAAMPFHMWAPDVYQGAPTSVTLFLSTAPKVAAVGMGLRLLTLALPDASAQWQQLLIVMALLSTGLGNMLAITQSNIKRLLAYSAISHIGYALFGILAATAAGYAAALYYVLVYALMTVAAFGLIVLMSKNGVEIEAVDDLKGLNKRNPWIAFMMLIIMFSMAGVPPTVGFFTKLLVLKALVDVNLTWVAVLGLIFAVMGAYYYVRIVKVMYFDEATDANQLQFSTPMNLVFSANCLALLFLGIFPAGLISACINAFAS, from the coding sequence ATGACAGCATTACTAGAGAATCTACATATTGCTTTGCCAGAAATGATTGTGCTCATTACGGCTTGTGTTGCCTTGCTGGGCGATCTTTTTTTACGTCACCGCTATAAATCTATCGCATTTATTATTGCGGAAATTGGTTTGATTTTAGCGGCTGGGGTCAGTTTTCTTTTTCTGGGTAGTTTTAAAACTACTATTTTAGGTGGCTTATTTATCAGTGATGATATGGCTCAGTTAATGAAGCTATTCATTTATTTATGTGTATTTCTAGGTTTCTTCTATTCTAGAAATTATATTGATGAACGCCAAATTCCATCTGGGGATTATTATATCCTTGGTTTGTTTTCAACTCTGGGTATGATGGTTTTAGTGTCTGCTCATTCGTTATTAACAATTTATCTTGGCTTGGAGCTGCTTTCTTTGCCACTCTATGCAATGACAGCTATACGACGCACAAATAGCGATGCTGCAGAAGCTGCAATGAAATATTTTGTTATGGGTGCGATTGCTTCTGGAATGCTATTGTATGGTTTATCGTTGCTATACGGAGCAACCGGTAAACTTGATTTACTTGATATAGCTAATGCTGTTGCTGCTAACTGGCAGCAACAAAACATGCTCCTATCGTTTGCTTTGGTATTTATTTTAGCTGGTGTCGGATTTAAGTTGGCCGCCATGCCTTTTCATATGTGGGCTCCAGATGTTTATCAGGGAGCACCCACCTCCGTTACTCTTTTCTTAAGTACGGCACCTAAGGTTGCTGCTGTCGGAATGGGATTACGTCTACTTACACTGGCACTGCCTGATGCATCTGCTCAATGGCAGCAACTATTGATCGTAATGGCCTTATTATCTACAGGCTTAGGGAACATGCTAGCTATTACCCAATCAAATATTAAACGATTATTGGCTTATTCTGCTATTTCTCATATCGGCTACGCATTATTTGGTATACTGGCAGCTACTGCAGCTGGCTATGCCGCAGCACTTTATTACGTTTTGGTTTATGCACTTATGACTGTTGCTGCTTTTGGTTTAATTGTGCTGATGTCAAAAAATGGTGTGGAAATAGAAGCAGTTGATGATCTGAAAGGATTAAATAAACGAAATCCTTGGATTGCATTTATGATGTTAATTATCATGTTTTCCATGGCCGGCGTGCCGCCAACCGTCGGTTTCTTTACCAAACTACTGGTGCTTAAGGCATTGGTCGATGTGAATTTAACTTGGGTTGCAGTGCTAGGATTGATTTTTGCTGTAATGGGTGCCTATTATTATGTTCGCATTGTCAAGGTTATGTATTTTGATGAAGCTACCGATGCTAATCAACTACAATTCTCAACACCTATGAATTTGGTATTCTCTGCTAATTGTCTGGCACTGCTCTTTTTAGGTATATTTCCAGCGGGCTTGATTTCAGCTTGCATTAACGCATTTGCATCTTAA
- a CDS encoding pentapeptide repeat-containing protein: MSFEKEINGLSDVVGKQIPGDKLGLFLQKLDDLEYRICLNINNLLNKTFDPRIPLKEQKVSVSLKEHNDLLIKIASLREAGLLQYSALSKQEKSVVWQNYLLDGSKTKGAQKGTEKSITNFQERCETFEGLTELFKKNDAQKLSSILFSDLFRLMKFESGYHLLTKIRSHLESGKTIDLTQHEDYSAQLFPESPRNAFAAQTQESRETVRTFAEYDLDKLKRHYVKDKKSNDPRGSEGLLDKVVVTVPQSRNMEIILGHFDNGKIAYSISPSYRALFHELTHAHRALKGTHKRRFELPKQFGIFFSRNAEELWTIYLGKTSERALSKDDKLPTRLTHSSFTLYEHHGQLVASLDSRRIDRAEMKMLNQKIQTEILRDNKKFNGVMFKGKNKPGDDRLEIDLSGQLGAFTFEKGCATLLAYHAKISKSAFNGADISNSRFVETEASHSNFTKSILHSATIKSSNLNSCKLDDAQVHSATIDRSHFDQASFKKAIILSSSITQSSFAGSTFVQARIENVIFENIDFSDATFKDVIFRNVIFRNCNFSHISATKMKMLDCHFENVSFESATLSNSEISCNPEEYLALNTQNADMLTCSYSNPSSTGSEDSLDRTKKI, from the coding sequence ATGTCATTCGAAAAAGAAATTAATGGCCTCTCTGATGTTGTTGGCAAGCAAATTCCTGGAGATAAATTAGGTCTATTCTTACAAAAACTTGATGATCTTGAATATCGAATTTGCCTTAACATTAATAATCTATTAAATAAAACTTTTGACCCAAGAATACCATTAAAGGAACAAAAGGTTTCTGTGTCTCTAAAAGAACACAACGATTTATTGATCAAGATTGCCTCTTTGCGTGAAGCTGGTTTATTACAATATAGTGCGCTTTCCAAACAGGAAAAAAGTGTAGTTTGGCAAAATTATTTACTGGACGGTAGTAAAACTAAAGGCGCTCAAAAGGGTACAGAAAAATCCATAACCAATTTTCAAGAACGATGCGAAACGTTTGAGGGTTTGACAGAACTTTTTAAGAAAAATGATGCACAAAAACTCAGCTCAATCTTATTTTCTGATTTATTTCGACTCATGAAATTTGAATCAGGCTACCATTTGCTTACTAAAATTAGGAGCCATCTTGAATCAGGGAAAACCATTGACCTAACGCAGCATGAGGATTATTCGGCTCAGCTATTCCCAGAGAGTCCCAGAAATGCCTTCGCAGCGCAAACCCAGGAGTCCCGAGAAACAGTAAGAACTTTTGCGGAGTATGATCTCGATAAATTAAAACGTCATTATGTTAAAGATAAAAAATCTAATGACCCGCGGGGTAGTGAAGGTTTGCTTGATAAAGTAGTTGTCACTGTACCACAGTCAAGGAATATGGAAATCATTCTCGGCCATTTCGACAATGGTAAAATTGCTTACTCTATATCCCCTTCTTACCGTGCGCTTTTTCATGAATTGACTCATGCTCACCGTGCTCTGAAGGGAACGCATAAAAGACGATTCGAGTTACCTAAACAATTTGGGATATTTTTTAGCCGTAATGCAGAGGAGTTGTGGACTATTTATCTAGGTAAGACCAGTGAAAGAGCCTTAAGTAAAGATGATAAACTCCCTACGCGATTAACTCATTCTTCATTTACCTTATATGAACATCATGGGCAATTGGTTGCCTCTTTAGATTCAAGACGAATTGATCGGGCAGAAATGAAAATGTTAAATCAAAAAATACAAACTGAAATTCTGCGTGATAATAAAAAATTTAATGGAGTAATGTTTAAAGGTAAAAATAAACCTGGCGATGATCGACTAGAGATTGATCTTAGCGGACAACTTGGTGCATTTACCTTTGAAAAAGGTTGTGCCACTCTACTTGCTTATCATGCAAAAATTTCGAAAAGTGCATTTAATGGTGCCGACATATCCAATAGTCGTTTTGTGGAAACAGAGGCTTCCCATTCTAATTTTACTAAATCCATTTTACACTCAGCCACTATAAAATCATCCAATTTAAATTCATGTAAACTTGATGATGCTCAGGTGCACAGTGCAACTATTGATCGCAGTCATTTTGATCAAGCATCCTTCAAGAAGGCAATTATTTTGTCGTCGTCAATAACTCAATCAAGTTTCGCGGGATCGACCTTCGTTCAAGCACGAATTGAAAACGTTATTTTTGAAAATATAGATTTTAGTGACGCTACATTTAAAGATGTTATATTCAGGAATGTTATTTTTAGAAATTGCAACTTCAGCCACATATCAGCGACCAAGATGAAAATGCTTGATTGTCACTTTGAAAATGTTTCTTTTGAATCTGCTACGTTAAGTAACTCAGAAATCTCATGTAATCCTGAAGAATACTTGGCATTAAATACCCAGAATGCTGACATGCTTACTTGTTCTTATTCTAATCCTTCATCAACTGGAAGTGAGGATTCTCTTGACCGCACTAAGAAAATTTAA
- the rimP gene encoding ribosome maturation factor RimP encodes MIKNELEQLLKPLVEDLGYELWGCEYLAQGKHSLLRIYIDKENGIGIEDCERVSRQVSAFLDVEDPIPGNYSLEVSSPGIPRPLFNKEQYKQYLGHDVHVRVFKPINGNRNLSGTIIAANDDTLTLKIGDEQLEVQFTQIVKANLTGE; translated from the coding sequence ATGATAAAAAACGAACTTGAACAATTATTAAAACCTCTAGTTGAGGATTTAGGATACGAATTGTGGGGCTGTGAGTACCTCGCTCAGGGAAAACATTCCTTGTTGCGTATTTATATTGATAAAGAAAATGGTATTGGCATTGAAGATTGTGAACGAGTCAGCAGACAAGTCAGCGCATTTCTGGATGTCGAAGACCCGATTCCAGGGAATTACAGTTTGGAAGTATCTTCTCCTGGGATTCCTCGTCCTCTTTTTAATAAAGAGCAATATAAACAATACCTAGGTCATGATGTTCATGTCAGAGTATTTAAGCCAATTAATGGTAATCGTAATTTATCTGGTACCATTATTGCGGCCAATGACGATACTTTAACATTGAAAATTGGTGACGAGCAGCTAGAAGTGCAATTTACCCAAATAGTAAAAGCAAATTTGACAGGCGAGTGA
- the nusA gene encoding transcription termination factor NusA has translation MSKELLLVAEALSNEKGVSKDVVLQAIQSALESATRKLTDKDIGVRVKLDPRTGEYETFRYWDVVADDELEFPERQLTLVQAKERSPSISIGGRIEEPMPSIEFGRIAAQTARQVIMQKVREAERQQVVDQFRNKLGQLIYGTVKKVTRDNIIIDLGGKAEAFMPRNETLPNEMFRPNDRVRAYLYEIVPQARGPQLFVSRVRNEMLIELFRIEVPEIGENIIEIKAAAREPGNRAKIAVKTNDGRIDPVGACVGMRGARVQAVSSELGGERVDIILWDDNPAQLVINAMAPADITSIVVDEDSHTMDLAVQKEQLSQAIGRSGQNVRLASQLTGWTLNVMTLEEFNNKSQEESSKIINLFTSALEVDEEIAGLLVTHGFSSLEEIAYVPKEELLAIEEFDEEIVDELRNRANDILLTQALTSGQGLPGTPSESLLSMEGMTDALANSLAAKGITTMDELAEQSVDELLDINGMTEEKAAELIMKAREPWFQ, from the coding sequence ATGAGTAAAGAATTGTTATTAGTTGCTGAAGCATTATCTAATGAAAAAGGTGTAAGCAAAGATGTTGTCTTACAAGCTATCCAATCAGCACTCGAATCTGCTACTCGTAAGCTGACAGACAAAGATATTGGTGTCAGAGTTAAATTGGATCCACGAACTGGCGAATATGAAACATTTCGCTATTGGGATGTGGTGGCTGACGATGAATTGGAATTTCCAGAAAGGCAACTGACTTTGGTTCAAGCAAAAGAGCGTTCACCATCGATATCAATTGGAGGGCGAATCGAAGAACCGATGCCTTCTATTGAATTTGGTAGAATTGCTGCACAAACGGCACGCCAAGTTATTATGCAGAAAGTTCGAGAAGCAGAGAGACAGCAAGTTGTTGATCAATTTAGAAATAAATTAGGACAACTAATCTACGGAACCGTGAAGAAAGTTACTCGCGATAACATTATTATTGATCTAGGCGGTAAAGCTGAAGCCTTTATGCCTCGCAATGAAACATTGCCCAATGAAATGTTTAGACCAAATGATCGCGTCCGTGCTTATCTATATGAAATTGTTCCTCAAGCAAGAGGGCCACAATTATTTGTAAGCAGAGTTCGTAACGAAATGCTGATTGAATTATTCCGAATAGAAGTACCAGAAATTGGTGAAAATATTATTGAAATTAAAGCTGCCGCTCGTGAACCAGGCAATAGAGCTAAAATTGCCGTTAAAACGAATGATGGACGTATTGATCCTGTAGGTGCATGTGTAGGTATGCGTGGAGCTCGTGTTCAAGCTGTTTCCAGCGAATTGGGTGGCGAACGCGTGGACATTATTTTATGGGATGACAATCCTGCGCAATTGGTTATCAATGCGATGGCGCCCGCTGATATTACCTCAATTGTTGTTGATGAAGACAGTCACACTATGGACTTGGCTGTTCAAAAAGAACAATTATCACAAGCAATTGGTCGTAGTGGACAGAACGTTAGATTGGCAAGTCAATTAACCGGATGGACATTAAACGTAATGACCTTGGAAGAGTTCAATAATAAAAGTCAGGAAGAGTCTAGTAAAATTATTAATTTATTTACTTCCGCACTGGAAGTTGATGAAGAAATTGCTGGTCTTCTTGTTACTCACGGCTTTTCATCCTTAGAAGAAATTGCTTATGTTCCTAAGGAAGAACTATTAGCGATTGAAGAATTCGATGAAGAAATTGTTGATGAATTAAGAAATCGCGCTAATGATATTTTGTTAACGCAAGCGTTAACCTCAGGCCAAGGGTTGCCCGGCACACCGTCTGAGTCACTGCTAAGCATGGAAGGAATGACTGATGCTTTGGCCAATAGTCTTGCTGCCAAAGGAATAACTACAATGGATGAGCTTGCCGAGCAATCTGTAGATGAATTACTTGATATTAATGGCATGACAGAAGAAAAAGCTGCCGAACTGATCATGAAAGCACGTGAACCGTGGTTTCAGTAA